The following are encoded together in the Hemicordylus capensis ecotype Gifberg chromosome 4, rHemCap1.1.pri, whole genome shotgun sequence genome:
- the ATP5F1E gene encoding ATP synthase subunit epsilon, mitochondrial — translation MVAYWRQAGLSYIRYSQICAKAVRAALKPQFKAEAERAAGANVKIVKPKKD, via the exons atggtggcgtattggaggcaggctgggctcag ttaCATCCGGTATTCCCAGATTTGTGCCAAGGCAGTAAGAGCAGCACTAAAGCCTCAGTTTAAGGCAGAGGCGGAGAGAGCGGCCGGAGCTAATGTAAAAATAGTTAAACCCAAAAAGGACTGA
- the PRELID3B gene encoding PRELI domain containing protein 3B: MKIWTCEHTFDHPWEMVTTAAMQKYPNPMNPSVVGVDVLDRRIDPSGKLHSHRLLSTEWGMPSIVKSLIGACRTKTYIQEHSIVDPVEKIMELKSSNISFTNLVSVDERLIYKPHPQEPEKTILTQEATICVKGVSVSSYLEGLMANTISSNAKKGREALEWVINKLNVEIEEFTASARGNMRSPMAAAAFVGK; the protein is encoded by the exons ATGAAGATCTGGACCTGCGAGCACACCTTCGA TCACCCCTGGGAGATGGTTACTACAGCTGCTATGCAGAAATATCCAAATCCTATGAACCCCAGTGTGGTTGGAGTTGATGTTCTAGACCGACGTATAGATCCTAGTGGAAAGTTACATAGCCACAGATTGCTCAGTACGGAATGGGGGATGCCATCAATTGTAAAATCA CTCATTGGTGCTTGTAGAACAAAAACATATATACAAGAACACTCCATAGTTGACCCAGTGGAGAAAATAATGGAGCTCAAATCTAGTAAT atttcatttacAAATCTGGTGTCAGTAGATGAGAGACTAATCTATAAACCACATCCTCAAGAGCCAGAAAA AACCATTTTGACTCAAGAAGCAACAATCTGTGTGAAAGGGGTTAGTGTCAGTAGCTATCTAGAAGGTCTAATGGCAAACACaatctcttctaatgctaaaaAA GGACGTGAGGCATTGGAATGGGTGATCAACAAGTTGAATGTTGAAATAGAAGAATTCACTGCTTCAGCAAGAGGAAACATGAGGTCACCTATGGCGGCGGCAGCCTTTGTGGGAAAATAG